One Prosthecobacter dejongeii DNA window includes the following coding sequences:
- a CDS encoding efflux RND transporter periplasmic adaptor subunit — MTNEEQSGPSPTPPWEAKRAPSKRGLFRKLVLWSIGIGLLTTVIYGLRPRPTPVELAEVKRGPLTVHVMEEGKTRIRNRYIVAAPVTGSMRRVPLKAGDEVKAGETVLTQIEPGIAPLIDARSQAQADARIAATEAALQQAGQSLEMTRTAARFAQANWERVKSKATEGSISITDRDAIEREAEMRGREVRAQEFALKVAEYELAQAKAALIQMNSPGSDSQPIPVLAPVNGRVLRVEQESAMIIAAGSPILEIGDVSDLEVEAEILSRDAVLIRPGAPASIEQWGGDSPLKASVRRVEPAAFTKVSALGVEEQRVIVLCDLDPAGLQNMPLGDRFRVEVRVAVWHENDVLQVPSGALFREGSVWRSFILDQGKARVITVEIGRSDGKWTQVIQGLKAGDRVLMHPPDSVKDGTEVIARE, encoded by the coding sequence ATGACTAACGAGGAGCAGTCAGGTCCATCCCCCACCCCACCTTGGGAAGCAAAAAGAGCCCCATCGAAGCGCGGATTGTTTCGCAAGCTGGTGCTGTGGTCTATCGGTATCGGGCTGCTGACCACGGTGATTTATGGCCTTCGTCCGCGCCCGACGCCTGTAGAGTTAGCGGAAGTCAAACGGGGCCCGCTGACGGTGCATGTGATGGAAGAGGGCAAAACACGCATCCGCAATCGCTACATCGTCGCAGCACCGGTGACGGGCAGCATGCGACGGGTGCCCCTGAAAGCGGGTGACGAGGTGAAAGCGGGTGAAACCGTCCTGACACAGATCGAACCCGGGATTGCGCCGCTGATTGATGCACGTAGCCAAGCGCAGGCCGATGCCCGAATCGCAGCCACAGAAGCTGCTCTCCAGCAGGCAGGTCAATCGTTAGAAATGACCCGCACTGCGGCCCGCTTTGCCCAGGCAAACTGGGAGCGCGTGAAATCCAAGGCGACCGAGGGCAGTATTTCAATCACGGACCGGGATGCCATCGAACGCGAAGCTGAAATGCGCGGTCGTGAAGTGCGGGCGCAAGAGTTCGCCCTGAAAGTGGCCGAATATGAACTGGCTCAGGCCAAGGCTGCCCTCATCCAAATGAACAGCCCGGGCAGTGATAGCCAGCCGATCCCTGTGCTAGCCCCCGTCAATGGCCGGGTCCTGAGAGTGGAGCAAGAGAGTGCCATGATCATTGCGGCAGGTTCTCCCATTTTGGAAATCGGAGATGTGAGTGATCTGGAAGTGGAAGCTGAAATCCTTTCTCGCGATGCCGTGCTCATCCGTCCCGGTGCACCCGCCAGCATTGAGCAATGGGGTGGCGATTCACCGCTCAAAGCCAGTGTTCGCCGTGTCGAGCCTGCCGCTTTCACCAAAGTCTCTGCCCTAGGAGTGGAAGAGCAACGAGTCATCGTGCTGTGTGATTTAGACCCGGCAGGCCTTCAAAATATGCCTTTGGGAGATCGCTTCCGCGTCGAAGTGCGCGTGGCGGTGTGGCATGAAAACGATGTCCTGCAAGTGCCTAGCGGGGCCTTGTTTCGGGAAGGGTCCGTATGGCGTAGTTTCATCCTAGATCAGGGTAAGGCGCGCGTCATTACGGTGGAAATTGGCCGGTCCGATGGCAAGTGGACGCAGGTCATCCAAGGCCTGAAGGCCGGAGATCGAGTCCTCATGCACCCGCCTGACTCCGTCAAAGATGGCACGGAAGTGATCGCACGCGAGTGA
- a CDS encoding 3-keto-disaccharide hydrolase, with translation MKASLFVFLVLGACRIIAADTVSLFDGKSLAGWTGPDGAKPGAGWVIVDGTLHLNGEKGGNLLSEKEYTNFELEWEWKVEEGGNNGIKYWVTKVGGKEWLGIEYQMIDDAKHPDGLKGGSHTTGSIYDIKAPEADKPLNPPGQWNSSRVVVQDGKIEHWLNGKLVCSADTTTEAWKTMIAGSKFKTKEGFAPGKGRIMLTDHHDKVWMRGIKITEK, from the coding sequence ATGAAAGCTTCCCTTTTTGTTTTTCTCGTTCTAGGTGCCTGCCGCATCATCGCCGCAGATACCGTTTCTTTATTCGATGGAAAGTCCCTCGCCGGATGGACTGGACCCGATGGCGCTAAGCCGGGGGCTGGCTGGGTCATCGTGGATGGCACACTGCATCTCAATGGCGAAAAAGGTGGCAACCTGCTGTCCGAGAAAGAATACACCAACTTCGAACTCGAATGGGAATGGAAGGTGGAAGAAGGCGGCAACAACGGCATCAAGTACTGGGTGACCAAAGTGGGTGGCAAGGAATGGCTCGGCATCGAATATCAGATGATTGATGACGCCAAGCATCCTGATGGGCTTAAAGGTGGTAGCCACACCACAGGCTCTATTTATGACATCAAAGCTCCTGAGGCGGATAAGCCCCTCAATCCCCCAGGCCAGTGGAACAGCAGCCGCGTGGTGGTGCAGGATGGCAAAATCGAGCATTGGCTGAATGGTAAACTCGTCTGTTCTGCGGATACGACCACGGAAGCTTGGAAAACCATGATCGCTGGCAGCAAGTTCAAAACCAAAGAAGGATTTGCCCCTGGTAAGGGCCGCATCATGTTGACCGATCACCACGACAAAGTCTGGATGCGCGGCATCAAAATTACGGAAAAGTAG
- a CDS encoding NAD(P)/FAD-dependent oxidoreductase, producing MMSVMMEDPPEVVIVGAGPAGCTLAALLAQRGIPCTVFDDDKRPSLLVGESLIPGVVPIFRQLGIEDRVAAMSVRKPGASFFVTDEGPRIHFSFKNVEGHLPPYSYNTPRPELDNLLRVRAEELGARFVHARAGLESSLENGEPNIRLNAESLKKAGLAPDAKPLLVDASGRARTFARGMNIPALRGERDDIAYFAHFEDFDHDEVESGQVIISVLRAGWSWRIPLPGRLSVGIVVNKAHAPRLGATAEERLENAIRQEPILAAKGSRAKRVSPVMTYTNYQLLSEQGHGPGWVLLGDAFGFVDPMLSPGLFMSLEGARQLDECVFSQGRQILQDTQALKRALDRYSRRIVEWHHAWTDLVRYFYDGRIFQIHLAGKNLAMKPSPFNIASVMERHSTFHIASMASGGYTRSSYSRSLMKMLSKYLVWQVPAAENFAVRNAWHPPLREAA from the coding sequence ATGATGTCTGTGATGATGGAAGATCCGCCTGAAGTTGTGATTGTAGGTGCAGGCCCGGCGGGCTGCACGCTCGCTGCTTTGCTTGCTCAAAGAGGCATTCCTTGCACCGTCTTTGATGATGACAAGCGCCCGAGCTTGCTAGTGGGCGAGTCGCTCATACCTGGAGTCGTCCCTATTTTCCGCCAGTTGGGCATCGAAGATCGTGTGGCTGCGATGTCTGTGCGAAAGCCTGGGGCGTCTTTTTTTGTTACGGACGAAGGGCCACGCATCCACTTCAGTTTTAAGAATGTGGAAGGCCACCTGCCGCCCTACTCGTACAATACACCTCGACCAGAATTAGACAACTTGCTTCGAGTCAGAGCCGAAGAGCTTGGAGCTCGATTCGTGCATGCACGCGCAGGCCTGGAATCCAGCCTTGAAAATGGAGAGCCAAACATTCGTTTGAATGCGGAGAGCCTGAAGAAAGCTGGCCTGGCGCCCGATGCAAAGCCTCTGCTGGTAGATGCGTCTGGCCGAGCACGCACCTTTGCACGCGGGATGAACATTCCCGCTCTACGAGGGGAACGAGATGACATTGCTTACTTCGCCCACTTTGAGGACTTCGATCATGACGAAGTCGAGTCTGGTCAAGTCATCATCTCCGTCTTGAGAGCTGGCTGGAGCTGGCGCATTCCATTGCCTGGACGCTTATCGGTAGGTATCGTGGTGAATAAAGCACACGCGCCTAGATTGGGTGCAACGGCAGAAGAACGACTGGAAAACGCCATTCGCCAGGAGCCCATCTTGGCAGCGAAAGGAAGTCGAGCCAAGCGGGTTTCCCCCGTAATGACTTACACGAATTATCAATTGCTCTCAGAGCAGGGCCATGGCCCCGGGTGGGTGCTGTTAGGTGATGCCTTTGGATTTGTAGATCCCATGCTTTCCCCTGGGCTTTTTATGTCCCTCGAAGGGGCACGCCAATTGGACGAATGCGTCTTTTCTCAGGGCCGCCAGATTCTTCAAGACACGCAGGCACTGAAACGTGCACTTGACCGTTATAGCCGCCGCATCGTGGAGTGGCATCATGCCTGGACTGATCTGGTGCGGTATTTTTACGATGGGCGCATTTTCCAGATTCATCTCGCTGGGAAGAATCTAGCGATGAAGCCCTCCCCCTTCAATATTGCCAGCGTCATGGAAAGGCATTCCACCTTCCACATTGCCAGCATGGCTTCGGGGGGCTACACGCGCTCCAGTTACAGTCGCAGTCTGATGAAGATGCTTTCCAAATACCTCGTCTGGCAAGTGCCTGCGGCGGAGAATTTCGCAGTCCGCAATGCGTGGCATCCACCACTGCGCGAAGCTGCCTAG
- a CDS encoding class I SAM-dependent methyltransferase gives MPSDSADLIPSSQGLNAENLSIIVCRNSQGAEVRGTVHRLSRHMAVFEVYNPYSILQLSEVLTDFRVTVNDRMLYSGRAVVTNLVNTGIMLILEASLEEEGWMDPDIFAPLQQRLGLGEELATLLRDTSRIFQVSPNFKIVVIDILTVLTDLRRWLEQVELCVRSLPTGDRLESELYAIQEVEKLVLPALWPLFLKFEEAAAEVPQELLPVHRGYIKRQLHPIVLCSPFTYRTYQKPLGYAGDYEMVSMMLRSPYEGSSVFAKLINRVFLESPTVVAHRNRITYLTQKLHEETQRVQAEGRRIRVFNLGCGPAQEVQRMISTDDLSDQIDFTLVDFNDETLQHTQETLEQLRDLHGRQTGLQFIKKSVHQMMKEAGRPQAGGSGYDIVYCAGLFDYLSDRVCRRLLEIFYDMVAPGGLLIATNVHSRNPSRYWMECVMDWHLVYRNDEQFLGLAPSRAPAGVTAIREDETGVNIFMEVRKPMHV, from the coding sequence ATGCCATCAGACTCCGCAGACCTGATTCCTAGCTCACAAGGGCTGAATGCTGAAAATCTCAGCATCATCGTGTGCCGGAACAGTCAGGGGGCAGAAGTGCGGGGAACGGTTCACCGCCTGAGCAGACACATGGCGGTTTTTGAGGTGTATAATCCATACAGCATCCTTCAGCTCTCAGAAGTGCTGACAGATTTCCGTGTCACTGTGAATGATCGGATGCTGTATTCAGGGCGCGCTGTGGTGACCAATTTGGTCAACACGGGCATCATGCTCATTCTTGAAGCTTCCTTGGAAGAGGAAGGGTGGATGGACCCTGACATCTTTGCTCCTTTGCAGCAGCGTTTGGGGTTAGGCGAAGAATTGGCAACCCTGCTGCGCGACACCAGTCGCATCTTCCAAGTCAGTCCGAATTTCAAAATCGTCGTCATTGATATTTTGACCGTGCTGACGGATTTACGCCGCTGGCTAGAACAGGTCGAATTGTGCGTGCGCTCCCTGCCCACAGGAGACCGATTGGAGTCTGAACTTTATGCCATTCAGGAGGTGGAGAAATTGGTTCTACCCGCTTTATGGCCCTTGTTTCTGAAATTTGAAGAAGCTGCCGCTGAAGTACCCCAGGAACTGCTCCCGGTGCATCGCGGTTACATCAAGCGGCAGTTGCACCCCATTGTGCTTTGCTCCCCTTTCACCTATCGTACTTACCAAAAGCCGTTGGGCTATGCAGGGGACTACGAAATGGTGAGCATGATGCTGCGCTCCCCTTATGAGGGCAGTTCTGTTTTTGCCAAGCTCATCAACCGGGTCTTTTTGGAATCCCCTACCGTTGTCGCTCACCGGAATCGCATCACTTACCTGACTCAAAAGCTGCATGAGGAGACTCAGCGCGTGCAGGCGGAAGGGCGTAGAATTCGTGTCTTTAACCTGGGCTGTGGTCCGGCACAGGAAGTGCAAAGAATGATCTCTACGGATGATTTGAGTGACCAGATTGATTTCACCCTCGTTGATTTCAATGACGAGACGCTGCAACACACGCAGGAAACCCTGGAGCAATTGCGTGATCTCCACGGTCGTCAGACCGGGCTGCAATTCATCAAAAAGTCTGTGCACCAAATGATGAAGGAAGCTGGTAGGCCTCAGGCTGGCGGCAGTGGTTATGACATTGTTTATTGTGCGGGGCTTTTTGACTACCTTTCAGATCGTGTCTGCCGCCGTTTGCTCGAGATCTTTTATGACATGGTTGCGCCGGGCGGGCTTTTGATCGCCACCAATGTGCATTCCCGCAATCCTTCCCGTTACTGGATGGAGTGCGTCATGGACTGGCATCTGGTGTATCGCAACGATGAGCAATTTTTAGGTCTTGCCCCGTCGCGGGCTCCGGCAGGTGTCACCGCCATCCGGGAGGATGAGACGGGCGTGAATATCTTTATGGAGGTGCGTAAACCGATGCATGTCTGA
- a CDS encoding ATP-binding protein: MSEFSPSDQVLHWQAFEADEVQIRRRNFRLCCLLTAVFMPFGASLDWLVYDFDRMLQFLPARLLSSVCLLALWFVFGFTKSVSSVRLWGLMVAIPPILSIAWMIDQVGGAVSPYYAGMNLIMVGAALLMRWTTWDSLFIVSLTLLSYGAACLGNDLAGHEKTLYNNLFFLTLTAVMVVVGTWVYTGIRFNEYMLRKRLNEKSSELLDANVLLEESNTKLRELDEAKSRFFANVSHELRTPLTLLIAPIESLISQKDYLSEEQRSDLLATMQSNAMRLLKLINDLLDLVRLESGTIQIRRAPVALEDFVRGLGNAVAGVAKDKRIHLKVECEGGLGRVLADAEKLERICLNLLFNALKFTPAGGTVELNATRNGSWFQLEVKDSGVGIAAADVPNIFNRFWQADTSSQRKYQGMGIGLSLVKEIAEAHGGSVAVQSERGKGTSMSVVLPFQQAEETSAKETEDEQLDLEPVAQKEWISDLYRRAEMFPAMTSLQATLRPVEVGLGRRSKKPKLLIADDEPDMLRFLRTQLADTFEVIEAVDGHQAVEKAAQFLPDIILSDMMMPEKDGLQVCRELRERTTTRSIPVVLLTARADEKTKIDCLMAGASDFLGKPFSLTELSVRLKNLTDSHLFQRELQVQKQRLEAALEQVKETEALLVRNEKLASLGRLSAGLIHEINNPLNYAKQALFVLRDTANKLTDADRPDFVETLGDIENGVDRVARIISDLRGFSRTTHQVAGNFNLSQAVETTLRFFSHAIKDGVEVKLDLPPYVEAVGDQNQFIQVLINLIQNSMDAMAEKTYPEGQERCLSIWAVQSGTMAALHIRDNGPGIPEENRNNIFDPFFTTKDVGAGMGLGLSICHQIIAEHGGRILLESTPGEFCEFVLEFPVTAPILEA; this comes from the coding sequence ATGTCTGAATTCAGCCCCAGTGATCAGGTTCTGCATTGGCAGGCTTTCGAGGCGGATGAAGTACAAATCCGCCGACGGAATTTCCGTCTGTGCTGCTTACTAACGGCGGTTTTCATGCCGTTTGGAGCGAGCTTGGATTGGCTGGTGTATGATTTTGACCGGATGCTGCAATTCTTGCCTGCGCGCCTTTTGAGCAGTGTCTGCTTGCTGGCATTATGGTTTGTCTTCGGCTTCACGAAGTCGGTCAGTTCAGTGCGCCTATGGGGACTGATGGTGGCGATTCCTCCCATCCTCTCCATTGCTTGGATGATTGATCAAGTAGGGGGGGCTGTATCGCCTTATTATGCAGGGATGAATCTTATCATGGTCGGCGCAGCTTTGCTCATGCGTTGGACCACTTGGGACAGTCTTTTTATTGTGAGCCTCACCCTGCTTTCGTACGGTGCGGCCTGCCTGGGCAACGACCTTGCTGGGCATGAAAAAACCCTCTACAACAATCTTTTTTTCCTGACTCTCACAGCCGTCATGGTCGTCGTAGGGACCTGGGTTTACACCGGGATTCGTTTCAATGAATACATGCTGCGGAAGCGGCTGAATGAGAAAAGCTCTGAGCTCCTGGATGCCAACGTTTTGTTAGAGGAGAGCAATACCAAGCTGAGGGAACTGGATGAAGCCAAGAGCCGTTTCTTTGCCAATGTCAGCCATGAATTGCGCACGCCATTGACGCTGCTCATTGCGCCTATCGAGTCTTTGATCAGTCAAAAAGATTATCTGAGTGAGGAACAAAGATCTGACTTGCTGGCGACCATGCAGAGCAATGCCATGCGTCTTTTGAAGCTGATCAATGATTTGTTAGATCTAGTTCGATTGGAATCTGGCACCATTCAAATTCGGCGTGCGCCCGTGGCTTTAGAAGATTTCGTTCGCGGGTTAGGCAATGCTGTGGCTGGCGTGGCGAAGGATAAGCGTATTCATCTCAAGGTAGAATGCGAAGGTGGCCTGGGGCGTGTCCTGGCTGATGCTGAAAAACTGGAGCGCATCTGTCTAAACCTCCTTTTCAATGCCCTCAAATTCACGCCCGCCGGCGGCACGGTGGAACTGAATGCGACGCGCAATGGTTCTTGGTTCCAGTTGGAGGTTAAGGATTCAGGCGTAGGCATCGCGGCGGCAGATGTGCCGAACATTTTCAATCGTTTCTGGCAGGCGGATACCTCCTCTCAGCGCAAGTATCAGGGCATGGGCATCGGCCTCTCTCTCGTCAAAGAAATCGCTGAGGCGCATGGCGGCAGTGTGGCCGTGCAGAGTGAGCGTGGTAAGGGAACTTCCATGTCAGTCGTTCTCCCCTTCCAGCAGGCGGAGGAAACGTCTGCAAAGGAAACCGAGGACGAACAGCTCGATCTGGAGCCAGTGGCTCAGAAAGAATGGATCAGTGATCTCTACCGCCGTGCTGAGATGTTCCCCGCCATGACGTCTCTTCAGGCTACCTTACGTCCTGTCGAAGTGGGGTTAGGCCGTCGTAGCAAGAAGCCGAAATTGCTCATTGCTGATGACGAGCCTGACATGCTGCGGTTTCTTCGCACCCAGCTTGCTGACACCTTTGAAGTCATTGAGGCCGTAGATGGACATCAAGCTGTGGAAAAGGCGGCGCAATTCCTACCTGACATCATTCTTTCTGACATGATGATGCCTGAAAAGGATGGGCTGCAGGTCTGCCGGGAATTGCGCGAGCGCACCACCACCCGCAGCATCCCCGTGGTATTGCTTACGGCGCGAGCGGATGAGAAGACCAAGATTGATTGCCTTATGGCGGGGGCGAGTGACTTTTTAGGCAAACCGTTTTCACTAACGGAGCTTTCAGTCAGACTGAAAAACTTGACCGACTCCCACCTTTTCCAGCGTGAATTGCAGGTACAGAAGCAGCGTCTGGAAGCTGCGCTGGAACAGGTGAAAGAGACTGAAGCCCTTCTCGTCCGCAATGAAAAGCTTGCTTCACTAGGACGTCTAAGTGCGGGTTTGATCCATGAGATCAACAACCCTTTGAACTATGCCAAACAAGCACTGTTTGTGCTGCGTGATACGGCGAATAAATTGACGGATGCAGACCGCCCAGATTTCGTTGAGACTTTGGGAGATATTGAAAATGGCGTGGACCGCGTAGCCCGCATTATCAGTGACCTTCGAGGTTTTTCTCGGACGACCCATCAAGTCGCGGGGAATTTCAATTTGAGCCAGGCCGTGGAAACAACCCTGAGGTTTTTCTCTCACGCGATCAAGGACGGGGTAGAGGTGAAACTAGACCTGCCGCCTTATGTTGAAGCCGTAGGGGATCAAAACCAATTTATCCAAGTCCTCATCAACCTCATCCAAAACTCCATGGATGCGATGGCCGAGAAGACTTATCCGGAAGGTCAGGAGCGCTGCCTCTCCATCTGGGCCGTGCAGTCCGGCACCATGGCGGCCCTACACATCCGTGATAACGGCCCCGGCATTCCTGAGGAAAATCGGAACAATATCTTCGATCCCTTTTTCACCACGAAGGATGTGGGGGCAGGAATGGGCCTAGGTTTATCCATTTGCCACCAGATTATTGCTGAGCATGGAGGGCGTATCCTCCTTGAAAGCACTCCTGGTGAGTTCTGCGAATTTGTTTTGGAATTTCCCGTTACCGCTCCGATACTCGAAGCCTGA
- a CDS encoding hybrid sensor histidine kinase/response regulator, producing MQNLYDYKRYAVLYVDDEEMALKYFEKTFGSEFRILTATNANEGLKLIESRGDEIGVLLTDQRMPGQKGVQLLERARQIRPKIVRMMITAFADFGVTVDAVNLGNVFRYVSKPLQVEDMRNTLRRAMEFFLLQRERDDLLREKLSVLQNMVITDRVISLGVLASGLCQNLRNPLEAVQTFLNLTPTKLRQESVDMDRLQDPSFWRDFHSQVLKQAGRISELIGELDGGSLADAIKAEVPLNVEVSINNVVAGLRSGLEAKNIQLDLDIADGLPQISTERARFERMFQLLLQDEIDVLPAGSRIALRAHAQRFADRPVSIQFTLQDNGPGLPQGALRSVFDPFAIRLEDAPDFGLNLMAVFFLVYHHGGNIQAENNIGQGAQFKIDIPLLAENPPAVATSSRDFVTKVLMNDLLWERLLAGD from the coding sequence ATGCAAAACCTCTACGATTATAAACGCTACGCAGTCCTTTACGTGGATGACGAAGAAATGGCGCTGAAGTACTTTGAGAAAACCTTCGGTAGTGAATTCCGTATCCTGACCGCGACAAATGCCAATGAAGGTTTGAAGTTGATCGAGTCCCGTGGCGATGAAATCGGAGTACTGCTGACGGACCAACGCATGCCTGGTCAAAAAGGGGTACAGTTACTGGAGCGTGCCCGCCAGATCCGGCCCAAAATCGTGCGGATGATGATCACTGCTTTTGCTGATTTTGGAGTCACAGTGGACGCGGTGAATTTGGGCAATGTTTTTCGTTATGTATCAAAGCCTCTACAGGTGGAAGATATGCGCAACACGCTGCGCCGTGCGATGGAGTTCTTCCTCCTCCAGCGCGAGCGGGATGACTTGCTGCGTGAGAAGCTGAGTGTGCTGCAAAACATGGTCATCACAGATCGAGTCATCAGCCTGGGCGTGCTGGCCAGTGGCCTTTGTCAGAATCTTCGCAACCCGCTTGAGGCCGTGCAGACCTTTCTCAATCTGACACCGACCAAGCTGCGTCAAGAAAGTGTGGATATGGATCGCTTGCAGGATCCTTCCTTCTGGCGTGACTTTCACTCTCAGGTGCTCAAGCAGGCTGGCCGGATTTCCGAGCTTATTGGCGAGCTGGATGGCGGAAGTTTGGCCGATGCGATTAAGGCGGAAGTTCCGCTTAATGTGGAGGTCAGCATTAACAACGTCGTTGCAGGACTGCGCTCTGGACTGGAAGCGAAGAACATTCAGTTAGACCTCGATATCGCAGATGGGTTGCCCCAGATTTCTACGGAGCGCGCCCGTTTCGAACGGATGTTCCAGTTGCTATTACAGGACGAGATTGATGTCTTGCCCGCAGGTTCCCGCATTGCCCTCCGTGCCCATGCGCAGCGCTTTGCAGACCGTCCTGTCTCTATTCAGTTCACCCTACAAGACAATGGCCCAGGGCTGCCTCAGGGGGCTCTACGCTCCGTCTTTGATCCGTTTGCCATTCGTCTGGAAGATGCCCCAGACTTTGGGCTCAATCTGATGGCGGTATTCTTCTTGGTTTATCACCATGGCGGTAATATCCAGGCCGAAAATAACATCGGCCAAGGGGCTCAGTTTAAGATTGATATTCCTCTCTTGGCGGAAAACCCTCCCGCCGTCGCTACCAGTAGCCGAGACTTTGTGACGAAGGTGCTGATGAATGATCTCCTGTGGGAACGTCTGCTCGCAGGGGACTGA